In the Helianthus annuus cultivar XRQ/B chromosome 11, HanXRQr2.0-SUNRISE, whole genome shotgun sequence genome, one interval contains:
- the LOC110888225 gene encoding heterogeneous nuclear ribonucleoprotein A1, A2/B1 homolog: MGAGERWWWVVARAVGGGNDGGRWSVDGDRLVVAGWVSVVVAARIKVGGSSDDGGWCRWWAVAAGGGGGGRGGGWAAAIGGGERWWWVAVVGGWVAMGDGGRQWWVAVVAMVVGCGDDSWLWRC; encoded by the coding sequence ATGGGCGCCGGTGAacgttggtggtgggtggtggctaGGGCGGTGGGTGGTGGCAACGACGGTGGGCGGTGGTCAGTGGATGGTGATAGGTTGGTGGTAGCGGGGTGGGTgtcggtggtggtggcagcgagGATAAAGGTGGGTGGCAGCAGCGACGACGGTGGATGGTGTAGGTGGTGGGCAGTGgcggccggggggggggggggtggtagAGGTGGTGGGTGGGCGGCAGCGATCGGCGGTGGTGaacgttggtggtgggtggcggtcGTGGGTGGGTGGGTGGCGATGGGTGATGGTGGACGACAGTggtgggtggcggtggtggcgatGGTAGTAGGTTGTGGCGATGATAGTTGGTTGTGGCGCTGTTAA